The genomic region AGTACATATATTTGTATCTATATCTTTTCCTCCCATTTTCAGTAATCTGTTAAACTTAAAGATTCCTTTTTCGATAATAATAGTATTAATTTGAGTATGTCCTATATCAATAACTGCTATAGTTTTATTAGACATACTATCTTGTTTATTAACTCTTTCACATAAACTAAATATTTTGTCTACACCATTTGAATGAATATCAAGTACTATAGGTTGTAAACCTAAGGATTCAATTAGATGAAAATAGTCTTCAGCAATTTTATTAGGAAGTGCTGTCGCTAATACTTTAGTTTTTTCCATTCCACCATCTTCAAAGGTCTCTAAAATTTTGTATTGAATAATATACTCATTTACTTGGATTGGTAAGTATTGTTCAATCTCAAACTCAAGCATGCCTTTTAACTGTTCTGGTTTTACCGAAGGCATATAGATTTCTCTTGTTATTATTGAGGAGCTCTCTATTGAACAAATTGTTTTAGTTGTATTGATTCTATGATTATGTAATGCCTTAGCAATAGTTTCTTTTAGTCGTAGCATACTGAAAGTTCTATCATCAAATAAGGAATCATCGGAAGTATCAATATTAACTACCTTGGTAATCGTTACTAAATTTTTTTCATACTTTCCTACAGCCATTTTAATACTATGACTGCCTATATCAATAGAAAGTATATCTTTATTCCATATACTAAAAATACTTTTGCCCAAGTCCATTCCCCCTCTAATAATTATTGAAAAACATACCTACATACCATACTAAAATTTCCTGGTGCCAACAAATAGTTATAAAAGTTGCTATTGCTATGAAAGGTCCAAATGGGATGGCTTCCTTCCTTCCCTTTTTTTTAAAGGTTATTAATAGAATTGATAAAACTCCACCAATTAGAAACGACAAAAGCATCATTAGAAGTGTAAGTTTCCAGCCTAGCCAAAAACCTAGAGCCCCCATTAATTTTATATCTCCACCACCCATGCCACCATTAGACAATATAGCGATTAATAGGAAAAATCCCCCGCCTATTAAAAAGCCTACTATACTATCTATCAAAGGATAAGGTACTCTATATAAAACCAT from Serpentinicella alkaliphila harbors:
- the pilM gene encoding type IV pilus assembly protein PilM, which translates into the protein MGKSIFSIWNKDILSIDIGSHSIKMAVGKYEKNLVTITKVVNIDTSDDSLFDDRTFSMLRLKETIAKALHNHRINTTKTICSIESSSIITREIYMPSVKPEQLKGMLEFEIEQYLPIQVNEYIIQYKILETFEDGGMEKTKVLATALPNKIAEDYFHLIESLGLQPIVLDIHSNGVDKIFSLCERVNKQDSMSNKTIAVIDIGHTQINTIIIEKGIFKFNRLLKMGGKDIDTNICTFLDFSLGQAEKMKKQILDINEGLHNFTAASSTDIAEATDMGYIEKELEDFSYASRFMNVVKSSIDNWVTEIEKVFKYYTTRNTGNMIDEIYIYGGSSELGGIDKYLEGAFNIPTYKIDYLSNLNTDKAGTISLASYINNIGALIRRSGE